A window of Clostridiales bacterium genomic DNA:
CTTGATATGTTGTTTTGACGCTTCATTAAGAGCTTGGGTTATAGCGGTATCAATCATTTGTCCATCTGCTTCATATTCTTTAGGTATAGGATTAGCAATGAGTATACCACCATCTAGTCCCAGTTCTGACTTGGTTTGTATTATTTTAGCGACATCGCGAGGAGAAGTTGCAGTATAGTCTACACTGAATCCGCTGTCTCTAGTGAAAAACGAAGGAAAGTAAGGCGTATTGTAACCTACGACTGGAACGCCGAGGGTTTCCAATTTTTCTAATGTTAATCCAATATCTAAGATAGATTTAACACCGGAGCAAACCACACTGACATTTGTTTTAGATAACTCTAATAAGTCTGCCGATATATCGAAAGAAGTTTCGGCGCCTCTATGAACTCCACCAATTCCGCCGGTTGCGAATATTTTTATTTTTGCAAGAGAAGCGAAAAACATAGTGGCGGACACTGTAGTCGCACCAGATTTGCGTTGTGATATAACGGGTGCAATATCACGTCGAGATACTTTAGCTATATTTTTTGATGTAGCTAAAAATTCTAGTTCCGATGGAGTAAGTCCTATTTTTATTCTTCCGTCAATAATTGCAATAGTTGCAGGTGTTGCACCGTTACTTAACACAATTTTTTCTAATTCGGTAGCTGTTTCAACATTCATAGGATAAGGCATGCCATGAGAAATTATAGTAGATTCCAAAGCAACTACCGCATGTCCAGAACTTAACGCATCTTTAACATTACTAGAAATATCAATATATTTATTATACAAAATAATCACCTCGTTAAATAAAATCTCGCTACAATGATACCAAACAATACCTATTTTGACAAGATACGTATTGTAATAATTAATTTGTATAAAATTGTTGCATCAAAGCGGGAATATATGTTATAATGACAGCCATAAGTGAACGGTTATTTATGTAATTCTAAGAAAGAGGGTATGAAGTAGATGAGATGAGACTTGACGAACCAGTTAAGATAATAATTATTTTATACAAAATTGTTGTATTAAAGCAGTGAAGGGTATTTAATTTGAGAAATTAGGCAGGAGGTATATGGGAATGTATAGATTTTTAGAAGGAGTGAATGGGTTCGAGGACACTCCACTTATATGTGCAATTAGAAATGGAAGGGAGGATATAGCAAATGAATTAATAGACAGAGGAGCAAATATAAATATGGTGAATGGGTGCGGAGATACAGCACTTACAGCGGCGTGTAATAAAGGTATGTCAGATATAGCAATCAAGTTAATAGATATGGGAGCAAATGTAGGTGTAATAAATAGCAATGGAGATACAGCGCTTACGTTGGCGTGTTGGTTTGGATTAAAAAGGGTAGCCAATAAGTTGATCGACCTAGGAGTAGATATAAACGTAATAGATGAGTACGGAAGGACTGCACTTATGGGGGCGATTATAAACAAAATGGATAGGATAGCGAATAAGTTAATATACAAAGGAGCCAATATAGATATAGTAGGTAAAGATGGAGATACTGCACTTGTGTTGGCATGTCGCTACTGTAATCCAGATATGGTGAACAAGTTGATAAATATGGGAGCAGATATAAATGTAGTAGACAAAGACGGGTGTACAGTGCTTATGACTGCGTGTAAGGAAGGTATGCCAGAGATAGCGAGTAAGTTAATAAATATGGGAGCAGATGTAAATATAGTAAGTAAGGATGGAAATACAGTACTTGCGTTGGCATGTTGGTCTAGAATGTCGGATATAGCTATTAGGTTAATAGAAATGGGAGTCAATATAAATACAGTAGATAAATATGGGAATACGCCACTTACTTGGGCGTGCAATAAAGGTATGCCAGAGATAGCGAGTAAGTTAATAGATAAGGGAGCAGATGTAAACGTAGTAGACGAGTACGGGAATACGCCACTTATTTGGGTATGCAGGAAAGGCATGGTAAAAATAGCGAACAAATTAATAGACAGGGGAGCAGATATAGACGTAGTAGATGAGTATGGAAGGACAGCACTTACTTTAGCGTGTTGGTTTAATATGCCGGAAGTAGCAAATAAGTTAATAGACAAAGGAGCAGATATAGACGTAGTAGATGAGGATGGAAGCACTGCACTTTGGCGAGCATGTTGGTCGGGTATGATAGATATAGCGAACAAGTTAATAGATATGGGATCAGACGTAAATGTAGTAGGTAAGTTTGGAGATACAGCACTTACGTGGGCGTGCAAGGGAGCTAACAGAGAAATTGCAAACAAATTAATAGACGTAGGAGCAGATATGAATATAGTAGATGGAGATGGAAGAACGGCACTTACGTTGGCGTGTTGGTTTCATATGGATGATATAGCAGATAAGTTAATAGATAAAGGAGCAGATATAAATAAAGTAGATAAATTCGGACATACAGCACTTAGATTGGCGTGTGAGAGAAAAATGGATGATATAGCGATTAAGTTGATAGATAAAGGAGCAAACGTAAATATAGTAGATGAGGATGGAGAAACAGCACTTATGTGGGCTTGTAGATCAAGTATGCCAGAGGTAGCGAGCAAGTTAGTAGAAAGAGGAGCAGATGTGAACATAATAGGTAGAAAAGGAAGTACGGCGCTTGGATGGGCAATTATAGGAGGAATGGATGAGATAGCAAGTAAATTAATTAATAGCGGAGCGGAAATTAAAGGTAAAGGTTTAAGAGAAAAATTATTATTGGCCGCAGCTGAAAAAAATATGAAAAATACAGTTGTAAAGTTAATTAGTGAAGAAGTTAATATAAATAGAATATTGGATATGCTAAGTAAAGAGGGCCATAACACGTTTATAAAAGGAGCAAATAAATATTTAATTGGAGAGATAAAAGCTCTTAATTTATCAGTATATAAAAGAGGACCTAGAATGACAGATAGATTTAAGAAAATAAATGATTTGAAAAGGTTTTATTGTGAAATAAACAAGAATATTAAGCCAGATAGAGCTATTCCTTATGAATTAAATGATAGATGGATAAAACATGGGTACGATTTAAACCAGTTATCAATTAGCTGCATAAATATGTGCAGAATCTTAGAGAAAGATGAAGAATCAACATCTTTAAATAAAAGAAGAAAAGTTACAGAGGATATCAGCAAAGGTAATTGCTCAAAAGGGCGTAAATTATGATAATTATTTTGCATGTAAATGTTGAACAAAGTAGAGCAAAGAAAGGTTATTTGTATAATTAAGAAAGTAGGTAAGTGTGTATGGAAATGGATAGATTTTCAAATGAGGTAAATAATTTGGATGGTATGGCGCTAGTATGGGCGTGTTTTAGAGGTATGACAGAGGTAGCAAATAAATTAATAGACAGAGGAGCAAATGTAAACGTAGTAGATAAGAGTGGAATTACAGCACTAATGTATGCGTGCGCGAAAGGCATGTCGGAAGTAGTGAGCAAGTTAATAGACAGAGGAGCAAATGTAAACGTAGTGGATAAGAATGGAGCTACAGCCCTAATGTGTGCATGTGAGTACAGTAGGACAGAGATAGCGAGTAAGTTAATAGATAAGGGAGCAGATGTAAATAAAGTAGATAAGAGTGGAATTACAGCC
This region includes:
- a CDS encoding pseudouridine-5'-phosphate glycosidase; protein product: MYNKYIDISSNVKDALSSGHAVVALESTIISHGMPYPMNVETATELEKIVLSNGATPATIAIIDGRIKIGLTPSELEFLATSKNIAKVSRRDIAPVISQRKSGATTVSATMFFASLAKIKIFATGGIGGVHRGAETSFDISADLLELSKTNVSVVCSGVKSILDIGLTLEKLETLGVPVVGYNTPYFPSFFTRDSGFSVDYTATSPRDVAKIIQTKSELGLDGGILIANPIPKEYEADGQMIDTAITQALNEASKQHIKGKAITPFLLDKVKTLTNGKSLESNIALVKNNADIASKIAVELF
- a CDS encoding ankyrin repeat domain-containing protein, whose amino-acid sequence is MYRFLEGVNGFEDTPLICAIRNGREDIANELIDRGANINMVNGCGDTALTAACNKGMSDIAIKLIDMGANVGVINSNGDTALTLACWFGLKRVANKLIDLGVDINVIDEYGRTALMGAIINKMDRIANKLIYKGANIDIVGKDGDTALVLACRYCNPDMVNKLINMGADINVVDKDGCTVLMTACKEGMPEIASKLINMGADVNIVSKDGNTVLALACWSRMSDIAIRLIEMGVNINTVDKYGNTPLTWACNKGMPEIASKLIDKGADVNVVDEYGNTPLIWVCRKGMVKIANKLIDRGADIDVVDEYGRTALTLACWFNMPEVANKLIDKGADIDVVDEDGSTALWRACWSGMIDIANKLIDMGSDVNVVGKFGDTALTWACKGANREIANKLIDVGADMNIVDGDGRTALTLACWFHMDDIADKLIDKGADINKVDKFGHTALRLACERKMDDIAIKLIDKGANVNIVDEDGETALMWACRSSMPEVASKLVERGADVNIIGRKGSTALGWAIIGGMDEIASKLINSGAEIKGKGLREKLLLAAAEKNMKNTVVKLISEEVNINRILDMLSKEGHNTFIKGANKYLIGEIKALNLSVYKRGPRMTDRFKKINDLKRFYCEINKNIKPDRAIPYELNDRWIKHGYDLNQLSISCINMCRILEKDEESTSLNKRRKVTEDISKGNCSKGRKL
- a CDS encoding ankyrin repeat domain-containing protein, with product MEMDRFSNEVNNLDGMALVWACFRGMTEVANKLIDRGANVNVVDKSGITALMYACAKGMSEVVSKLIDRGANVNVVDKNGATALMCACEYSRTEIASKLIDKGADVNKVDKSGITALMYACRRGMSEVASKLIDKEADVNKVDKNGVTALMYVCWSGLSEIVDKLIDNGADINMVDSYGRTALWLACNKGNKEIVNKLIDKGADVDKEDKEGVTALI